In Methanothermobacter sp., a genomic segment contains:
- a CDS encoding pyridoxamine 5'-phosphate oxidase family protein, whose product MTYPATLDENKSRVRVIKIYRADENGIIFHALSFKDLYKQLHRNPYIEMCFVDSKGKTQVRVNGKAEPIESQMLKEEMVEKRSFLKPWIQEKGWNLLKVFKITNAKATVWTIETNFQPKKYIKL is encoded by the coding sequence ATCCTGCAACTCTTGACGAAAACAAGTCAAGAGTTAGAGTAATAAAAATATATCGAGCAGATGAAAACGGTATCATATTCCACGCCCTAAGTTTCAAGGATCTATACAAACAATTACATAGAAATCCCTACATAGAAATGTGCTTCGTAGATTCCAAAGGGAAAACACAAGTACGAGTAAATGGAAAAGCAGAACCAATAGAAAGCCAAATGTTAAAAGAAGAAATGGTAGAAAAAAGAAGTTTTTTAAAACCATGGATACAAGAAAAAGGATGGAATTTATTAAAAGTTTTCAAGATAACAAATGCTAAAGCCACTGTTTGGACCATAGAAACGAACTTCCAACCAAAAAAATACATCAAATTATAA